From the Halomonas meridiana genome, one window contains:
- a CDS encoding retention module-containing protein: MATATVIAITGQAWARDEDGNLRELRIGDVLQEGETLITSADGRVELDFADGTGANVVEGGQEVAVTPDLVSDLIVATDASAQDDDLEALLAALDDEEGDLLDILDATAAGGGAGGGGGGGSSFVRVARIAEETDPLSFSTEGGLEGAEFVEFDGGDVAAEDAGDAADPVPAPEPGTDGVITLTSPQQVTEGQPITISASINSAPQGTPLVITLSNGQQIVIAVGETTGSVTFDSRPDDAYLQGDGTISIGIETATGGGYETIDTSDETSVTVSDDADATTITLSAPEAVTEGSPITVSASVNNAPQGSPLVITLSNGQQITIAVGETTGSATFDSRGDDVYQQGTDTLNLSIETAEGGNYEALDSDATVTVTVSDDADATTITLSAPEAVTEGESITVSASVNNAPQGSPLVITLNNGQQITIAVGETTGSVTFDSRGDDVYQQGEQSQTLSITGTEGGNYEALDTTSTATMATVDDNDVTTLTLNNVTVDEGAGTATLSGTLSSAPTDEPLVIALDNGATLTFGIGETTATSTPFAVQGDDVYLDGETITVNASVQSGGDEFENLNVGDTATVTVNDTIDTVTVGLTATPSVAEGGQITYTATLTNASGNPVTANNAITVTLTNGEVFTIAANSSTGEITVDAPADDAYDTNAITNSIASVSEANAGEADALENLEVAGDTSVTTTVTDNDTETTLTLNNVTVDEGAGTATLSGTLSSAPTDEPLVIALDNGATLTFGIGETTATSTPFAVQGDDVYLDGETITVNASVQSGGDEFENLNVGDTATVTVNDTIDTVTVGLTATPSVAEGGQITYTATLTNASGNPVTANNAITVTLANGEVFTIAANSSTGEITVDAPADDAYDTNAITNSIASVSEANAGEADALENLEVAGDTSVTTTVTDNDTETTLTLNNVTVDEGAGTATLSGTLSSAPTDEPLVIALDNGATLTFGIGETTATSTPFAVQGDDVYLDGETITVNASVQSGGDEFENLNVGDTATVTVNDTIDTVTVGLTATPSVAEGGQITYTATLTNASGNPVTANNAITVTLTNGEVFTIAANSSTGEITVDAPADDAYDTNAITNSIASVSEANAGEADALENLEVAGDTSVTTTVTDNDTETTLTLNNVTVDEGAGTATLSGTLSSAPTDEPLVIALDNGATLTFGIGETTATSTPFAVQGDDVYLDGETITVNASVQSGGDEFENLNVGDTATVTVNDTIDTVTVGLTATPSVAEGGQITYTATLTNASGNPVTANNAITVTLANGEVFTIAANSSTGEITVDAPADDAYDTNAITNSIASVSEANAGEADALENLEVAGDTSVTTTVTDNDTETTLTLNNVTVDEGAGTATLSGTLSSAPTDEPLVIALDNGATLTFGIGETTATSTPFAVQGDDVYLDGETITVNASVQSGGDEFENLNVGDTATVTVNDTIDTVTVGLTATPSVAEGGQITYTATLTNASGNPVTANNAITVTLANGEVFTIAANSSTGEITVDAPADDAYDTNAITNSIASVSEANAGEADALENLEVAGDTSVTTTVTDNDTETTLTLNNVTVDEGAGTATLSGTLSSAPTDEPLVIALDNGATLTFGIGETTATSTPFAVQGDDVYLDGETITVNASVQSGGDEFENLNVGDTATVTVNDTIDTVTVGLTATPSVAEGGQITYTATLTNASGNPVTANNAITVTLTNGEVFTIAANSSTGEITVDAPADDAYDTNAITNSIASVSEANAGEADALENLEVAGDTSVTTTVTDNDTETTLTLNNVTVDEGAGTATLSGTLSSAPTDEPLVIALDNGATLTFGIGETTATSTPFAVQGDDVYLDGETITVNASVQSGGDEFENLNVGDTATVTVNDTIDTVTVGLTATPSVAEGGQITYTATLTNASGNPVTANNAITVTLANGEVFTIAANSSTGEITVDAPADDAYDTNAITNSIASVSEANAGEADALENLEVAGDTSVTTTVTDNDTETTLTLNNVTVDEGAGTATLSGTLSSAPTDEPLVIALDNGATLTFGIGETTATSTPFAVQGDDVYLDGETITVNASVQSGGDEFENLNVGDTATVTVKDTIDTTTVTIKASIIKTATVTVDNVNDNDSFTIKALKPDNSLGEISTYQDSWRDGFGVQGSASGNNAELGFDNQNGSEKLIVEFNNAVQSIDVALAWRNPHETAKVEFFDSNNEKVGYAVVEGQSPDAIVTYYNADGQQVGDVVNMGSRFGTDAIDSSYIFAMPDGQSFNSAVFSAVDVEDDYLIHSISYQEVVGADVTTVDGPTDITFVVETSNPPDASQYDFETTFPTATFDVDGTTYTVYLDRDGVGTKTVPVAGDQDLTAVVTEVNGNFEHVELPASVTLYKGLLKVDDNGDNTVNGGQGGDVIVADEGGASVNVQPGKNYNVALIVDTSGSMQYGLNGDGLFSNNPDEINDSVYAASRMKLIKDSLLQLAEQLKNHDGIINVSLIAFDTDVELKASIQNLSENNIDDLLTAIGRAKTEGLQALGGTNYESAFIGASQWFAGQPSENEGFGNLTYFLTDGDPSRSNSGTNGSVGTDPKDMLDAIEAFAPLSAVSSVHAIGIGDGVTVDNLKYFDNTEEGSLVKAPFGMPEEVLADFSNNGGWNNANNWSMSSSGGTLNREGNSNRYMKISDTSVDNAAYTVATPQFDVGEDENAGISFSYIFRDGYDSAAWKLQKLNDNNWIDVENQGGALGYSYNWNSAASGALEQGEYRIVYSVNDATTYLGDATLYIDNIKLTPYVLQGEVSIVNSAKELNAALVSGSTNTELAELGDDVVDGGDGNDIIFGDAINTDALDWEGRELPDGSGMAALKEYLRVSNDGVEPTEQQLYDYIKTNHEELNVSGDARGGNDELYGGKGDDILHGQGGNDLLVGGEGDDLLYGGAGADTFKWEFGDQGSPEQPATDTVMDFNADEGDALDISELLGGDVDENNLGDYVQAEVKDGSTTLHINTEGKLNEDGGNADQHIVLKGVDIGTDPSAFLQSLLKTDPTGD; the protein is encoded by the coding sequence ATGGCTACGGCAACGGTTATCGCAATTACAGGTCAGGCATGGGCTCGCGATGAAGACGGCAACCTGCGTGAATTGCGTATTGGTGATGTACTTCAAGAAGGCGAAACGCTCATCACCTCTGCCGATGGCCGTGTCGAGCTGGATTTTGCTGATGGTACCGGTGCCAATGTTGTTGAAGGCGGCCAAGAAGTGGCCGTCACGCCGGACCTGGTAAGCGACCTGATCGTTGCCACCGATGCCAGCGCACAAGATGACGACTTAGAAGCACTCCTTGCAGCACTCGATGATGAAGAGGGCGACCTGCTCGATATCCTCGATGCGACCGCAGCGGGTGGTGGTGCCGGTGGTGGCGGCGGTGGCGGCAGCAGCTTCGTGCGTGTTGCCCGTATCGCTGAAGAGACAGACCCCCTCAGCTTCAGCACAGAAGGTGGCCTAGAAGGTGCCGAGTTTGTTGAATTTGATGGTGGCGATGTGGCGGCGGAAGATGCGGGTGATGCCGCTGATCCAGTACCTGCTCCAGAACCCGGCACCGATGGCGTCATTACTTTAACGAGCCCTCAGCAGGTTACTGAGGGCCAGCCAATCACTATTTCAGCAAGCATCAACAGTGCACCGCAAGGTACTCCGTTGGTGATTACGCTCAGCAACGGTCAGCAGATTGTTATCGCTGTCGGTGAAACCACTGGTAGCGTGACCTTCGACAGCCGTCCAGACGACGCTTACCTGCAAGGTGATGGCACAATCTCGATTGGTATCGAAACGGCCACGGGAGGTGGCTACGAAACCATTGATACCTCTGATGAAACCAGCGTCACCGTCAGCGACGACGCCGACGCTACCACCATCACCCTGAGCGCCCCAGAAGCCGTCACCGAAGGCTCACCGATCACCGTCAGCGCGAGCGTCAACAACGCCCCGCAAGGCAGCCCGCTGGTCATCACCCTCAGCAACGGCCAACAGATCACCATCGCCGTGGGTGAAACCACTGGCAGCGCGACCTTCGATAGTCGCGGTGACGACGTCTACCAGCAAGGCACCGACACGCTGAATCTGAGCATCGAGACCGCCGAAGGCGGCAACTACGAAGCCCTCGACAGCGACGCTACCGTCACGGTCACCGTCAGCGACGACGCCGATGCTACCACCATTACGCTGAGCGCCCCGGAAGCCGTTACTGAAGGCGAATCGATTACTGTTAGCGCGAGCGTCAACAACGCCCCGCAAGGCAGCCCGCTGGTCATCACGCTGAACAACGGCCAACAGATCACCATCGCCGTGGGCGAGACTACTGGCAGCGTGACCTTCGATAGTCGCGGTGACGATGTCTACCAGCAAGGTGAGCAGAGCCAGACCCTGAGCATCACCGGCACCGAGGGCGGCAACTACGAAGCCCTGGATACCACCAGTACCGCCACGATGGCCACTGTCGACGACAACGACGTCACCACCCTGACGCTGAACAACGTCACGGTCGACGAAGGTGCAGGCACCGCGACGCTCAGCGGCACGCTAAGCAGCGCCCCGACTGACGAGCCGCTCGTGATTGCGCTGGATAACGGCGCCACGCTGACCTTTGGTATCGGTGAGACCACCGCCACCTCGACGCCGTTTGCAGTACAGGGCGACGACGTTTACCTCGACGGTGAAACCATCACCGTGAACGCCAGTGTTCAAAGCGGCGGTGACGAGTTCGAAAACCTCAACGTGGGCGACACCGCCACCGTGACGGTGAACGACACTATCGACACCGTCACGGTGGGCCTAACGGCCACCCCATCGGTGGCCGAAGGCGGCCAGATCACCTACACCGCGACCCTGACCAACGCCAGTGGCAATCCGGTCACGGCGAACAACGCCATCACCGTGACCTTGACCAATGGCGAAGTATTCACCATTGCGGCCAACAGCAGCACGGGCGAGATCACCGTTGACGCGCCGGCCGATGACGCCTACGACACGAACGCGATCACCAACAGCATTGCCTCCGTCAGCGAAGCGAATGCCGGCGAAGCCGATGCGCTTGAGAACCTGGAGGTGGCCGGCGACACCAGCGTCACCACGACGGTCACCGACAACGACACCGAGACCACCCTGACGCTGAACAACGTCACGGTCGACGAAGGTGCAGGCACCGCGACGCTCAGCGGCACGCTAAGCAGCGCCCCGACTGACGAGCCGCTCGTGATTGCGCTGGATAACGGCGCCACGCTGACCTTTGGTATCGGTGAGACCACCGCCACCTCGACGCCGTTTGCAGTACAGGGCGACGACGTTTACCTCGACGGTGAAACCATCACCGTGAACGCCAGTGTTCAAAGCGGCGGTGACGAGTTCGAAAACCTCAACGTGGGCGACACCGCCACCGTGACGGTGAACGACACTATCGACACCGTCACGGTGGGCCTAACGGCCACCCCATCGGTGGCCGAAGGCGGCCAGATCACCTACACCGCGACCCTGACCAACGCCAGTGGCAATCCGGTCACGGCGAACAACGCCATCACCGTGACCCTGGCCAATGGCGAAGTATTCACCATTGCGGCCAACAGCAGCACGGGCGAGATCACCGTTGACGCGCCGGCCGATGACGCCTACGACACGAACGCGATCACCAACAGCATTGCCTCCGTCAGCGAAGCGAATGCCGGCGAAGCCGATGCGCTTGAGAACCTGGAGGTGGCCGGCGACACCAGCGTCACCACGACGGTCACCGACAACGACACCGAGACCACCCTGACGCTGAACAACGTCACGGTCGACGAAGGTGCAGGCACCGCGACGCTCAGCGGCACGCTAAGCAGCGCCCCGACTGACGAGCCGCTCGTGATTGCGCTGGATAACGGCGCCACGCTGACCTTTGGTATCGGTGAGACCACCGCCACCTCGACGCCGTTTGCAGTACAGGGCGACGACGTTTACCTCGACGGTGAAACCATCACCGTGAACGCCAGTGTTCAAAGCGGCGGTGACGAGTTCGAAAACCTCAACGTGGGCGACACCGCCACCGTGACGGTGAACGACACTATCGACACCGTCACGGTGGGCCTAACGGCCACCCCATCGGTGGCCGAAGGCGGCCAGATCACCTACACCGCGACCCTGACCAACGCCAGTGGCAATCCGGTCACGGCGAACAACGCCATCACCGTGACCTTGACCAATGGCGAAGTATTCACCATTGCGGCCAACAGCAGCACGGGCGAGATCACCGTTGACGCGCCGGCCGATGACGCCTACGACACGAACGCGATCACCAACAGCATTGCCTCCGTCAGCGAAGCGAATGCCGGCGAAGCCGATGCGCTTGAGAACCTGGAGGTGGCCGGCGACACCAGCGTCACCACGACGGTCACCGACAACGACACCGAGACCACCCTGACGCTGAACAACGTCACGGTCGACGAAGGTGCAGGCACCGCGACGCTCAGCGGCACGCTAAGCAGCGCCCCGACTGACGAGCCGCTCGTGATTGCGCTGGATAACGGCGCCACGCTGACCTTTGGTATCGGTGAGACCACCGCCACCTCGACGCCGTTTGCAGTACAGGGCGACGACGTTTACCTCGACGGTGAAACCATCACCGTGAACGCCAGTGTTCAAAGCGGCGGTGACGAGTTCGAAAACCTCAACGTGGGCGACACCGCCACCGTGACGGTGAACGACACTATCGACACCGTCACGGTGGGCCTAACGGCCACCCCATCGGTGGCCGAAGGCGGCCAGATCACCTACACCGCGACCCTGACCAACGCCAGTGGCAATCCGGTCACGGCGAACAACGCCATCACCGTGACCCTGGCCAATGGCGAAGTATTCACCATTGCGGCCAACAGCAGCACGGGCGAGATCACCGTTGACGCGCCGGCCGATGACGCCTACGACACGAACGCGATCACCAACAGCATTGCCTCCGTCAGCGAAGCGAATGCCGGCGAAGCCGATGCGCTTGAGAACCTGGAGGTGGCCGGCGACACCAGCGTCACCACGACGGTCACCGACAACGACACCGAGACCACCCTGACGCTGAACAACGTCACGGTCGACGAAGGTGCAGGCACCGCGACGCTCAGCGGCACGCTAAGCAGCGCCCCGACTGACGAGCCGCTCGTGATTGCGCTGGATAACGGCGCCACGCTGACCTTTGGTATCGGTGAGACCACCGCCACCTCGACGCCGTTTGCAGTACAGGGCGACGACGTTTACCTCGACGGTGAAACCATCACCGTGAACGCCAGTGTTCAAAGCGGCGGTGACGAGTTCGAAAACCTCAACGTGGGCGACACCGCCACCGTGACGGTGAACGACACTATCGACACCGTCACGGTGGGCCTAACGGCCACCCCATCGGTGGCCGAAGGCGGCCAGATCACCTACACCGCGACCCTGACCAACGCCAGTGGCAATCCGGTCACGGCGAACAACGCCATCACCGTGACCCTGGCCAATGGCGAAGTATTCACCATTGCGGCCAACAGCAGCACGGGCGAGATCACCGTTGACGCGCCGGCCGATGACGCCTACGACACGAACGCGATCACCAACAGCATTGCCTCCGTCAGCGAAGCGAATGCCGGCGAAGCCGATGCGCTTGAGAACCTGGAGGTGGCCGGCGACACCAGCGTCACCACGACGGTCACCGACAACGACACCGAGACCACCCTGACGCTGAACAACGTCACGGTCGACGAAGGTGCAGGCACCGCGACGCTCAGCGGCACGCTAAGCAGCGCCCCGACTGACGAGCCGCTCGTGATTGCGCTGGATAACGGCGCCACGCTGACCTTTGGTATCGGTGAGACCACCGCCACCTCGACGCCGTTTGCAGTACAGGGCGACGACGTTTACCTCGACGGTGAAACCATCACCGTGAACGCCAGTGTTCAAAGCGGCGGTGACGAGTTCGAAAACCTCAACGTGGGCGACACCGCCACCGTGACGGTGAACGACACTATCGACACCGTCACGGTGGGCCTAACGGCCACCCCATCGGTGGCCGAAGGCGGCCAGATCACCTACACCGCGACCCTGACCAACGCCAGTGGCAATCCGGTCACGGCGAACAACGCCATCACCGTGACCTTGACCAATGGCGAAGTATTCACCATTGCGGCCAACAGCAGCACGGGCGAGATCACCGTTGACGCGCCGGCCGATGACGCCTACGACACGAACGCGATCACCAACAGCATTGCCTCCGTCAGCGAAGCGAATGCCGGCGAAGCCGATGCGCTTGAGAACCTGGAGGTGGCCGGCGACACCAGCGTCACCACGACGGTCACCGACAACGACACCGAGACCACCCTGACGCTGAACAACGTCACGGTCGACGAAGGTGCAGGCACCGCGACGCTCAGCGGCACGCTAAGCAGCGCCCCGACTGACGAGCCGCTCGTGATTGCGCTGGATAACGGCGCCACGCTGACCTTTGGTATCGGTGAGACCACCGCCACCTCGACGCCGTTTGCAGTACAGGGCGACGACGTTTACCTCGACGGTGAAACCATCACCGTGAACGCCAGTGTTCAAAGCGGCGGTGACGAGTTCGAAAACCTCAACGTGGGCGACACCGCCACCGTGACGGTGAACGACACTATCGACACCGTCACGGTGGGCCTAACGGCCACCCCATCGGTGGCCGAAGGCGGCCAGATCACCTACACCGCGACCCTGACCAACGCCAGTGGCAATCCGGTCACGGCGAACAACGCCATCACCGTGACCCTGGCCAATGGCGAAGTATTCACCATTGCGGCCAACAGCAGCACGGGCGAGATCACCGTTGACGCGCCGGCCGATGACGCCTACGACACGAACGCGATCACCAACAGCATTGCCTCCGTCAGCGAAGCGAATGCCGGCGAAGCCGATGCGCTTGAGAACCTGGAGGTGGCCGGCGACACCAGCGTCACCACGACGGTCACCGACAACGACACCGAGACCACCCTGACGCTGAACAACGTCACGGTCGACGAAGGTGCAGGCACCGCGACGCTCAGCGGCACGCTAAGCAGCGCCCCGACTGACGAGCCGCTCGTGATTGCGCTGGATAACGGCGCCACGCTGACCTTTGGTATCGGTGAGACCACCGCCACCTCGACGCCGTTTGCAGTACAGGGCGACGACGTTTACCTCGACGGTGAAACCATCACCGTGAACGCCAGTGTTCAAAGCGGCGGTGACGAGTTCGAAAACCTCAACGTGGGCGACACCGCCACCGTGACGGTGAAGGACACGATTGACACAACCACTGTCACAATCAAAGCCTCCATCATCAAAACAGCAACAGTTACTGTTGATAACGTCAACGATAACGACAGCTTTACGATCAAAGCTTTGAAGCCAGACAACAGCTTGGGCGAAATTTCTACCTATCAAGATTCTTGGCGTGACGGGTTTGGCGTACAAGGTAGTGCTTCAGGTAACAATGCGGAGCTAGGCTTTGACAACCAAAACGGTAGTGAAAAGCTAATTGTAGAGTTTAACAACGCAGTGCAAAGCATTGATGTGGCTTTGGCATGGCGTAACCCTCATGAGACTGCGAAAGTCGAGTTTTTCGATAGCAATAATGAGAAGGTTGGTTATGCAGTTGTAGAGGGGCAGTCGCCAGATGCAATAGTGACTTATTATAATGCTGACGGCCAACAGGTTGGCGACGTGGTTAATATGGGTAGTCGCTTTGGAACTGATGCCATTGACTCAAGCTACATCTTTGCAATGCCTGATGGCCAGTCTTTCAATAGTGCTGTCTTTAGCGCAGTAGACGTTGAAGATGACTATCTAATCCACTCAATTAGCTACCAAGAGGTAGTAGGTGCGGATGTAACTACCGTTGATGGACCAACCGATATTACGTTCGTAGTAGAAACGTCAAATCCGCCTGATGCTAGTCAATATGACTTTGAAACAACGTTCCCTACCGCGACTTTCGACGTGGACGGTACCACCTATACGGTCTATCTCGACCGTGATGGGGTAGGAACAAAAACAGTGCCGGTTGCGGGTGATCAAGATTTGACTGCCGTAGTGACCGAGGTTAACGGCAATTTTGAGCACGTTGAGCTTCCTGCCAGTGTTACTTTGTATAAAGGCCTGCTTAAGGTTGATGATAACGGTGACAATACTGTTAATGGTGGCCAAGGCGGTGACGTTATTGTGGCTGATGAAGGCGGTGCGAGCGTTAATGTTCAGCCGGGGAAAAACTACAATGTTGCACTTATTGTCGATACTTCAGGCTCTATGCAGTACGGCTTAAATGGAGATGGTCTTTTTAGCAATAATCCTGATGAGATTAATGACAGTGTTTACGCTGCTTCAAGAATGAAGCTTATTAAGGATTCGTTGTTGCAGTTGGCTGAACAGCTTAAAAATCATGATGGCATAATTAACGTTTCGCTGATTGCTTTTGATACAGATGTTGAGCTGAAGGCGAGTATTCAGAATCTTTCAGAAAACAATATTGACGACCTGTTAACAGCAATTGGCCGTGCAAAGACTGAGGGGTTGCAAGCGCTTGGTGGTACTAACTATGAAAGCGCATTCATTGGGGCCTCACAGTGGTTTGCGGGGCAACCAAGCGAGAATGAAGGTTTTGGAAATTTAACTTACTTCTTGACGGATGGGGATCCATCGCGGAGCAATAGCGGTACAAATGGTAGCGTAGGTACGGATCCAAAGGATATGTTGGACGCCATTGAGGCCTTCGCTCCTTTAAGTGCTGTGAGCTCGGTACATGCTATTGGTATTGGCGATGGGGTTACCGTTGATAACCTTAAGTATTTCGACAATACAGAGGAGGGAAGCTTGGTTAAAGCTCCATTTGGGATGCCGGAGGAGGTGTTAGCTGATTTTAGTAATAATGGTGGTTGGAATAATGCCAATAACTGGAGTATGTCTTCATCTGGCGGTACTCTGAACAGAGAAGGAAATTCGAATCGCTATATGAAAATTAGCGATACGTCAGTGGATAATGCTGCTTATACAGTTGCTACCCCTCAGTTTGATGTTGGTGAAGATGAGAATGCAGGTATTTCCTTTTCCTATATTTTCCGTGACGGGTACGATAGTGCAGCGTGGAAGCTGCAAAAGCTGAATGATAATAATTGGATCGATGTTGAAAACCAGGGAGGTGCGTTAGGTTACTCGTACAATTGGAACTCGGCTGCGAGTGGCGCGCTAGAGCAAGGTGAATACCGTATCGTGTATAGCGTAAATGACGCGACTACTTATTTGGGTGATGCCACGCTTTATATTGACAACATAAAACTCACACCTTATGTGCTGCAAGGTGAAGTCAGTATCGTCAATAGTGCCAAAGAGCTTAACGCTGCACTTGTCAGCGGCTCGACCAATACCGAACTGGCCGAGTTAGGTGATGACGTAGTAGACGGTGGGGATGGTAACGACATCATCTTTGGTGATGCTATTAATACCGATGCTTTGGATTGGGAAGGCCGTGAATTGCCAGATGGTTCAGGCATGGCTGCGCTTAAAGAGTACTTGAGAGTTAGCAATGACGGAGTCGAGCCTACCGAGCAGCAGCTGTACGACTACATTAAAACAAACCATGAAGAACTGAACGTGTCAGGTGACGCGCGCGGTGGAAATGATGAGTTGTATGGCGGCAAGGGAGACGACATCCTTCATGGTCAGGGTGGGAACGATCTATTGGTAGGCGGCGAGGGCGATGATCTATTGTACGGAGGAGCAGGAGCTGACACCTTCAAGTGGGAGTTTGGTGACCAAGGCTCTCCCGAGCAGCCTGCCACTGATACCGTCATGGACTTCAATGCCGACGAAGGAGACGCTCTCGATATTAGCGAGTTGCTTGGGGGAGATGTCGATGAAAATAATCTCGGTGACTATGTTCAGGCTGAGGTAAAAGATGGCAGTACTACTTTGCACATCAATACCGAGGGCAAGCTGAACGAAGATGGTGGAAATGCTGATCAGCATATCGTACTAAAAGGTGTTGATATAGGTACCGATCCATCGGCATTCCTTCAATCCTTGCTGAAAACTGACCCCACCGGAGATTGA
- a CDS encoding response regulator transcription factor, translating into MKHWFITTDGSIKARWKKAFQDVGALTPGAIGQHVAPKDLVWLSTTVDSWPSLLPGLVEQGIIVVVLSYAPDDREALSALDLGARGYVHTLAAADVLNQVALVVTNQGVWVGQELLAKVLGGTFKALQQRVEHDRYQHSDYLRLLTERERGVALAVARGATNKEVARQLDITERTVKAHLSAIFKKLAVRDRLQLILKLAPVAEQADT; encoded by the coding sequence ATGAAACATTGGTTCATAACAACGGATGGCAGTATCAAAGCCCGCTGGAAAAAAGCCTTTCAAGATGTTGGAGCCTTAACACCCGGTGCGATTGGGCAGCACGTGGCGCCTAAAGATCTCGTGTGGCTCTCAACGACCGTCGATAGCTGGCCATCATTACTGCCCGGGTTAGTCGAGCAAGGTATCATCGTCGTCGTGCTCAGCTATGCCCCCGATGATCGAGAAGCGCTCAGCGCCCTGGACCTAGGCGCACGAGGCTATGTTCATACCCTGGCGGCGGCTGACGTGCTGAACCAAGTGGCCTTGGTCGTGACCAATCAGGGCGTTTGGGTGGGCCAGGAATTATTGGCGAAAGTGCTCGGCGGTACGTTCAAAGCCCTTCAGCAGCGTGTCGAACATGACCGTTACCAACACAGTGATTACTTGCGCTTATTGACCGAGCGAGAGCGCGGCGTCGCCCTTGCCGTCGCGCGTGGAGCGACCAACAAGGAAGTGGCTCGCCAGTTGGATATCACAGAACGAACGGTAAAAGCCCATCTGAGCGCAATTTTCAAAAAGTTGGCGGTACGAGACCGCCTGCAATTGATTCTCAAGCTGGCGCCTGTCGCCGAGCAAGCCGATACGTAA
- a CDS encoding HlyD family type I secretion periplasmic adaptor subunit yields MARKPSTTSEQKGFEAIGRFSEKGQKPFRPFMDRLFAKRVTSAHLNRDWASDTDWARMQQEPIRARLFLYTVLLTIIALLVWAYFAAIDEVTRGAGRVIPASQLQRIQSFDGGVVEQIMVREGQVVNAGEVLMQIDPTRFVSDFRENRAQRFALEARAERLRALATGTAFEPSEELRQEVPNIVMQEREVYESRREELREQENVLEDRIRQREQELREAEARRDTAGREASMASQELNLTRPLLASGAVSEVEVLRLQREVSRATGERNQADAAVSRLEAAVEEAETQLRELGAERRSEWRNDLAQALGDLNALQQSGTGLQDRVRLTEIRSPVDGIVQRIHINTIGGVAQPGQEVVEIVPSDDQLLVEARIAPQDIAFLHPGQPATIKLTAYDYAIYGGLQAELEHISADTITDEEGNTFYLVRVRSLENENVADRLQVIPGMTAQVDIVTGKRTVMQFMLKPVLRAWRDSMGER; encoded by the coding sequence ATGGCGCGTAAACCTTCCACTACTTCCGAGCAGAAAGGCTTTGAAGCGATTGGCCGTTTCTCTGAAAAGGGCCAAAAACCGTTCCGCCCCTTCATGGATCGCCTGTTTGCCAAGCGGGTGACCTCCGCCCACCTCAATCGTGATTGGGCCAGCGACACCGACTGGGCGCGAATGCAGCAAGAACCCATTCGTGCGCGATTATTTCTGTACACCGTACTGCTGACCATCATCGCGCTGTTGGTATGGGCCTACTTTGCCGCGATCGATGAAGTGACGCGAGGGGCAGGGCGCGTGATTCCCGCCAGCCAGCTTCAGCGTATCCAGTCATTCGATGGTGGCGTCGTCGAGCAAATCATGGTGCGAGAAGGGCAGGTCGTGAACGCGGGTGAAGTACTGATGCAGATCGACCCTACCCGGTTCGTGTCTGACTTTCGTGAAAACCGTGCCCAGCGATTTGCATTGGAAGCGCGTGCCGAGCGCCTTCGCGCGCTGGCGACCGGCACCGCCTTCGAGCCTTCCGAAGAGCTGCGTCAGGAAGTGCCCAATATCGTCATGCAAGAGCGTGAAGTTTACGAAAGTCGTCGCGAAGAGCTGCGTGAGCAAGAGAACGTGTTGGAAGACAGAATTCGCCAGCGTGAACAAGAGCTTCGCGAGGCCGAGGCTCGCCGAGACACGGCAGGGCGCGAAGCCAGCATGGCGAGCCAGGAGCTCAATTTGACGCGCCCGCTGCTGGCGTCAGGCGCAGTGTCCGAAGTCGAAGTGCTGCGCTTGCAAAGGGAAGTGTCCCGCGCCACCGGCGAGCGTAACCAAGCCGACGCGGCCGTTTCTCGTTTAGAAGCGGCGGTCGAAGAGGCTGAAACACAGCTACGTGAATTAGGTGCCGAGCGCCGCAGCGAGTGGCGTAACGACCTAGCCCAGGCGCTAGGTGATCTCAACGCGCTGCAGCAGTCCGGAACCGGGCTTCAAGATCGGGTGCGGCTGACGGAAATTCGCTCACCGGTCGATGGGATCGTTCAACGTATCCACATCAATACGATTGGCGGAGTGGCCCAGCCGGGGCAAGAAGTCGTGGAGATCGTCCCCAGCGATGACCAACTTCTGGTTGAAGCGCGTATTGCGCCTCAAGACATCGCGTTTTTACACCCGGGACAGCCTGCGACGATCAAACTGACCGCCTACGATTACGCCATCTACGGTGGGCTGCAAGCCGAACTTGAGCACATCAGTGCCGACACCATTACAGATGAAGAGGGCAATACCTTCTACTTGGTGCGGGTGCGCAGTTTAGAAAACGAAAACGTCGCCGATCGACTGCAGGTAATACCAGGTATGACGGCGCAGGTGGATATCGTCACCGGTAAGCGAACGGTGATGCAGTTCATGCTAAAACCTGTTTTGAGAGCGTGGCGAGATTCCATGGGGGAGCGCTGA